GACCGCATCGCCAAGGGCGGGATGCGGTTCGACCGGTGCCTCGTACCGAATTCGATCTGCGGCCCGAGTCGGGCCACGGTCATGACCGGGAAGTACAGCCACGCGAACGGGTTTTACAACAACGAGAACAGCCGGTTCGACGGCACGCAGGTCACGTTCCCGAAACTACTGAAGGCGGCCGGGTACCAGACCGCGGTTGTCGGCAAGTGGCACCTCGTCTCCGACCCGACCGGGTTCGACTACTGGCACATCCTCCCGGGCCAAGGCGTGTACTACAACCCGCCGATGATCCGAAACGGCGAGCGGGTCAAGCACGAGGGGTACACGACCGACCTGATTACCGACTTCTCCCTGGATTGGTTGAAGAATCGGGACAAATCGAAGCCGTTCCTGCTCATGTGCCAGCACAAGGCTCCACACCGCGAGTGGTCGCCGGCGCTGCGGCACCTGGGACACGACAAGGACCGCAAGTACCCGGAGCCCGACACCTTGTTCGACGACTACGCCGGCCGCGGGCGGGCCGAACACGGGCAGGACATGACGATCGCCAAGACCATGACGCCGCACGATAACAAGCTCACCACGCCGCCGGCGGGCATGACCCCCGCCCAAAAGAAAGAGTGGGACGCCTACTACACCCCCCGCAACGATGCCTTCCGCGCGGCCAAACTCGAAGGGAAAGACCTCGTCCGCTGGAAATATCAGCGATATCTCCACGATTACTTGGGCTGCGTCAAGGCAGTTGACGAGGGCGTCGGCAAGCTGCTCGACTACCTCGACCAGGAAAAGCTGGCCGACAACACCATCGTCGTCTACTCGTCCGATCAGGGGTTTTACCTGGGCGAACACGGCTGGTTTGACAAGCGGTGGATCTTCGAGGAGTCGCTGCGGACGCCGCTCGTCGTGCGATGGCCGGGCGTCATCAAGCCGGGTTCGGTCAACGCGGACATGGTGAGCAACCTGGACTTCGCCCCGACGTTCCTGGACGCCGCCGGGCTGTCGATCCCCGACGGCGTTCACGGCCACAATCTGAAGCCGATTTTCAAGGGTGAGAAGCCCGCGGACTGGCGGAAGAGCTTCTACTACCACTACTACGAAAACCCCGGCCCGCACAACGTCGAGCGGCACTACGGGGTCGTGACGGATCGGTACAAGCTGGTCAAGTTCTATGCGTCCGTCGAGCCGTACTGGGAGATGTTCGACCTCAAGACCGACCCCAAGGAAATGACCAGCGTGTACGGCAAGGCCGAGTACGCGGAGATTCAGAAGGAACTGGAAACCGAACTCGCGCGGCTCCGCAGGGAGTTGAAAGTCCCCGACCCTGACCCGCCGACCTCTGGTAAAACCATCGCTCCCAAAGGCACGAAAAAGCTGTAAACGCGGGCGTGGCGCGTGAAAACTCGTTTCCACGCGCCACGTTCACTATCCTTTCACGACGCCCGCGGCGAGGAGCGCGAGAATCGTGAGCCCGAGAACCAGGCGGTAAACGACGAAGACGGCCATCGAGTACCGCCTGAGGAACCCGAGCAGCCACGCGATCGAGACGTAGCCCACGACCCCGGAGACGACCAGCCCGACGGCGAGGGCGATCAGATCGTCGCCCGAGGCGAACAGCCCCTGCGGGCCGTCCGGGTGCTTCAACAACTTGTACTCGTCGTACATTTCCTTGACCCCCGCCCCGAACACGGCCGGCAGCGACAGCAGGAACGAGAAGCGGGCCGCCGCCCGGCGGTCCAGGCCGGCGAAAAGCCCGCCTGTGATCGTGGTCCCCGACCGACTCGCCCCGGGCATGAGCGCCAGCACCTGCCAGCAGCCGACCCACAGCGCTTCCTTCCACCCGATCCGGTTCTCCTCGATCGGCACGAGCCCCCGGTCGCGACGAACGCGCACCCAGATCTCGGCGGCCGCCATGAGCAGTGCGAAGATGATCGCCACGAGGGCCATCGTCGGCAGATCGTAGAAGGTGCCCTTCAGCCATTTCTTCGCGACCATGCCCACGACCACGACCGGGACGGTGCCCAGCACGATGAGCCACGCCATCCGGGAGTCCGGGGTGCTGGCGAAGCGGAAGGTGGCGAAATCTCTCAGGACCGCGCGAGTCAGATGCAGAATGTCCGCGCGAAAATACCACAGCACGGCGAACAACGTCCCGAGTTGGATGACGGTAGTGAACGCGTCCTCCGGGGTTTTGTGCCCGAGGAGCTGGCGGACGAGCAGCAAGTGGGCGGTACTGCTGATGGGGAGAAACTCGGTCAACCCCTGCACTATCCCGAGCAGGATCGCTTCCCAGATCGGCATCCGCGTGTTCCTTCGTTCGTCCGGGCGGTAAGATCACCGGAGGCTTCTGGTCTCCGGGCCGCCACCGTGCGTGTCAGCCTCGCCCACAGATATTTCGTTGTAGTGGCCGCTGCGGTTGCCGGCTGTTGTGGAAACGTGGTGCGGTCGCGCCGGCTGGTAGAATAAATAACGAACCGCGGTGAAAGACGAGACGTGAGGGAAGTTCGGTCGAACAAGGGCATGCGGTACGGACTGGCAAATTATGATAACTCGACTCAAAGTCTCCGGATTTAAGAATCTCATTGATGTAGACGTTTACTTCGGCGCTTTTACATGCATCGCCGGCCCAAACGGGGTCGGGAAATCCAACCTGTTCGATGCGATACGATTGCTCAGCGCCTTGGCCGACCACACTTTGATTGACGCCGCGCGCTCGGTCCGGGACGGCTCAGACAGTAATTGGGACGTGCGCAGCCTGTTCCACCGCGACGGAAACCAGTTCGCGAACGAAATGTCGTTCACGGTGGAAATGATTATCCCATCCTCCGGGCAGGATGGGATCTTGCAGTCCTCGATAAAAGCCACGTCGACGTTGTTGGAATACGAGTTAATTCTGTCCTATGATGCGGCCACAAATGGCGGGATCGCGAACCCGTTGAGAATTGTCAAAGAGCAGTTGGTTCCCATTGCCCGGGGCGAGGCACCGAAGCACATCCGGTTCCCGCAATCTGCCGGATGGAAGAGTTCCGTATTGCTCGGCCGAAGAACCGTTCCCTACATTTCAACCAAAGAGCAAAACGGGCAACCGATTATCCATTTGCATCAGGACAAACAAGCCGAGCAGGCGAGTGGGGGACGGACGTTTCAAAACCCGGCGGCGACACTGTCTCGCACCGTTTTGTCGCTGACAAACTCCGGGGAAAGCCCCACGGCTCTCCTTGCCAAGCGGGAAATGCAATCCTGGCGGTTGCTGCAACTGGAGCCGTCCGCGCTGCGCCAACCGAACGCGTTCCTGGCCGCACCGCGCTTGGGCTCAAACGGGTCGAACCTGCCCGCCACCTTATATCGCTTGGCGCACCAATCCACCGATCAGTCGGCGGACGCGTCCAAGGATACGAGCGAACCGCCCGTGTATTCGCGTGTCGCCAGTCGCCTGTACGACTTGCTAGGCGACGTGCGTCGCGTTCACGTTGACCGCGATGACAAGCGCGACCTGCTGACGCTACAGGTCATCGACAAGCGGGGCACCCCACACCCCGCGCGCTCGCTGTCCGACGGTACGCTGCGGTTTCTGGCGTTAAGTGTCCTTGCCGAA
This portion of the Fimbriiglobus ruber genome encodes:
- a CDS encoding sulfatase, whose translation is MLSRLLLFALATTFAITAPARAADEPAAKPKPPNIVFIFSDDHAYQAVSAYGHPFKLLDTPNIDRIAKGGMRFDRCLVPNSICGPSRATVMTGKYSHANGFYNNENSRFDGTQVTFPKLLKAAGYQTAVVGKWHLVSDPTGFDYWHILPGQGVYYNPPMIRNGERVKHEGYTTDLITDFSLDWLKNRDKSKPFLLMCQHKAPHREWSPALRHLGHDKDRKYPEPDTLFDDYAGRGRAEHGQDMTIAKTMTPHDNKLTTPPAGMTPAQKKEWDAYYTPRNDAFRAAKLEGKDLVRWKYQRYLHDYLGCVKAVDEGVGKLLDYLDQEKLADNTIVVYSSDQGFYLGEHGWFDKRWIFEESLRTPLVVRWPGVIKPGSVNADMVSNLDFAPTFLDAAGLSIPDGVHGHNLKPIFKGEKPADWRKSFYYHYYENPGPHNVERHYGVVTDRYKLVKFYASVEPYWEMFDLKTDPKEMTSVYGKAEYAEIQKELETELARLRRELKVPDPDPPTSGKTIAPKGTKKL
- the uppP gene encoding undecaprenyl-diphosphatase UppP, producing the protein MPIWEAILLGIVQGLTEFLPISSTAHLLLVRQLLGHKTPEDAFTTVIQLGTLFAVLWYFRADILHLTRAVLRDFATFRFASTPDSRMAWLIVLGTVPVVVVGMVAKKWLKGTFYDLPTMALVAIIFALLMAAAEIWVRVRRDRGLVPIEENRIGWKEALWVGCWQVLALMPGASRSGTTITGGLFAGLDRRAAARFSFLLSLPAVFGAGVKEMYDEYKLLKHPDGPQGLFASGDDLIALAVGLVVSGVVGYVSIAWLLGFLRRYSMAVFVVYRLVLGLTILALLAAGVVKG
- a CDS encoding AAA family ATPase gives rise to the protein MITRLKVSGFKNLIDVDVYFGAFTCIAGPNGVGKSNLFDAIRLLSALADHTLIDAARSVRDGSDSNWDVRSLFHRDGNQFANEMSFTVEMIIPSSGQDGILQSSIKATSTLLEYELILSYDAATNGGIANPLRIVKEQLVPIARGEAPKHIRFPQSAGWKSSVLLGRRTVPYISTKEQNGQPIIHLHQDKQAEQASGGRTFQNPAATLSRTVLSLTNSGESPTALLAKREMQSWRLLQLEPSALRQPNAFLAAPRLGSNGSNLPATLYRLAHQSTDQSADASKDTSEPPVYSRVASRLYDLLGDVRRVHVDRDDKRDLLTLQVIDKRGTPHPARSLSDGTLRFLALSVLAEDPDASGVICFEEPENGIHPLRIEAMLTLLTDIACDTKEPIGETNPLRQVIVNTHSPGVVRIVDADDLIVATAAETLRGDRRFERVEFGCMSNSWRSKIFGAKTFSLGNLFVYLDPKEYQQPPNGKHGAHKRTRVIDHPAVLERNLFSQIADSAE